In Archangium violaceum, the following are encoded in one genomic region:
- a CDS encoding DNA-binding domain-containing protein — MKPGLRGFFDSMAEYFANPGPEGVERLYGAHPGWDAPRSRVELYGRLVRHHVGATLEKLYPLTRVGVGEERWEALVRAYEASRPPRPFEMNRMGEGFPGFLADEVERRGLPTFLPALARFEWTDFAVYASLEPVPEKVERLTVNPTLVVLEHPFQLCAYVRARGQGQPEPGQEMALLWRHPERLVTMFVAASDRSLLTVKMALEGLTPSRVAEATGVAEADIQAAVDESVADGLVLSP, encoded by the coding sequence ATGAAACCCGGGCTGCGTGGCTTCTTCGATTCGATGGCGGAGTACTTCGCGAACCCGGGCCCCGAGGGGGTGGAGCGGCTGTACGGGGCGCACCCGGGCTGGGACGCGCCGCGCTCGCGGGTGGAGCTCTACGGTCGCCTGGTGCGCCACCACGTGGGGGCCACGCTGGAGAAGCTCTACCCGCTGACGCGCGTGGGCGTGGGCGAGGAGCGGTGGGAGGCGCTGGTGCGGGCGTACGAGGCGAGCCGGCCCCCGCGCCCCTTCGAGATGAACCGGATGGGCGAGGGCTTCCCGGGCTTCCTCGCGGACGAGGTGGAGCGGCGCGGGTTGCCGACCTTCCTGCCCGCGCTGGCGCGCTTCGAGTGGACGGACTTCGCGGTGTACGCGTCGCTGGAGCCGGTGCCGGAGAAGGTGGAGCGGCTGACGGTGAACCCGACGCTGGTGGTGCTGGAGCACCCCTTCCAGCTCTGCGCCTACGTGCGCGCCCGGGGCCAGGGACAGCCGGAGCCGGGGCAGGAGATGGCGCTGCTGTGGCGGCACCCGGAGCGGCTGGTGACGATGTTCGTGGCCGCCAGTGACCGCTCGCTGCTCACGGTGAAGATGGCGCTGGAGGGGCTCACGCCGTCCCGGGTGGCCGAGGCGACGGGCGTGGCCGAGGCCGACATCCAGGCCGCCGTGGACGAGAGCGTGGCGGACGGCCTCGTCCTGTCTCCCTGA
- a CDS encoding carboxypeptidase regulatory-like domain-containing protein has translation MRQTVYYSVMMTLAVAVGACGGFDNTPFRTGTVRGRLTEADPSVALVSLVGDPALRGTVAEDGSFVLKNVPAGPVELFILASADKAVRLPVQVPGGGSAHLEEVVPREAGFLALRVKAPSHQRVSDGQVSVMGMPFQGLRLDEDGCLRLGPLPDGCYDLEVSVPGYPVKKTNACVKESEQKELKVQLSEPDDDLIKQGCTVTGCERGTHCASDGRCVECTADDQCTPGFSCRSERCEGPGVLCAACNGDWQCMSSVRCETLPRGLMACVARCDGKTECPQGFTCQGTWCLPQQAQLASCFAYRQVGASCDGDERCRARGIVQGLCVEESCTFRCTSDTECPEGFACTETAVGAVCRPRR, from the coding sequence ATGCGCCAGACCGTCTACTACAGCGTGATGATGACCCTCGCCGTCGCGGTAGGCGCGTGCGGGGGATTCGACAACACTCCCTTCCGGACGGGCACCGTGCGGGGCCGTCTCACGGAGGCGGACCCGTCGGTGGCCCTGGTGTCGCTGGTGGGCGACCCGGCGCTGCGCGGCACCGTGGCCGAGGACGGGAGCTTCGTGTTGAAGAACGTGCCCGCGGGTCCGGTGGAGCTCTTCATCCTGGCCTCGGCGGACAAGGCGGTGCGCCTGCCGGTGCAGGTGCCCGGGGGCGGCTCGGCGCACCTGGAAGAAGTGGTGCCGCGCGAGGCCGGCTTCCTGGCGCTGCGGGTGAAGGCGCCCTCGCACCAGCGCGTGAGCGACGGACAGGTCTCCGTGATGGGCATGCCCTTCCAGGGCCTGCGGCTCGACGAGGACGGCTGCCTGCGCCTGGGTCCCCTTCCGGATGGCTGCTACGACCTCGAGGTCTCCGTCCCCGGCTACCCGGTGAAGAAGACGAACGCCTGCGTGAAGGAGAGCGAGCAGAAGGAGCTGAAGGTCCAGCTCTCCGAACCGGACGATGACCTCATCAAACAGGGTTGCACCGTCACCGGCTGCGAGCGCGGCACCCACTGTGCCTCGGATGGGCGGTGCGTGGAGTGCACCGCGGATGACCAGTGCACTCCGGGCTTCTCCTGCCGGAGCGAGCGCTGCGAGGGGCCCGGCGTCCTGTGCGCCGCCTGCAATGGGGACTGGCAGTGCATGTCCAGCGTGCGCTGCGAGACTCTCCCCAGGGGCCTCATGGCCTGCGTGGCGCGATGTGACGGCAAGACGGAATGCCCGCAGGGCTTCACCTGCCAGGGTACGTGGTGCCTGCCCCAACAGGCCCAGCTCGCGAGCTGCTTCGCGTACCGGCAGGTGGGCGCCTCCTGCGACGGAGACGAGCGCTGCAGGGCCCGCGGCATCGTCCAGGGGCTGTGTGTCGAGGAGTCCTGCACCTTCCGCTGCACCTCGGACACCGAGTGTCCCGAGGGCTTCGCCTGCACCGAGACGGCCGTGGGCGCCGTCTGCCGTCCACGACGTTAG